In Candidatus Methylomirabilota bacterium, the following are encoded in one genomic region:
- a CDS encoding methyltransferase domain-containing protein, translated as MGVASADQRPDGWDAVASTYAQVLDPFTALYAEEALRLVPPEPGSRVLDVATGCGNLACLAAGRGADVLAIDFAPAMLARLRVRLAKTEGRVRPAIMDGQALALPDAAFDAAYSVFGLMFFPDRVRGLREMWRILKPGSRAVVAAWSSPERMAFLPLVRRAVQAAVPGWAPPARRPSWHDLGAPGAFEAEARAAGFREVTVHAVARPGTFPSADWLWSNMTGVSPVLSELLGSLAPESVAAAGRVFVAELQARFGGGSVTLPAEALLAVGRK; from the coding sequence ATGGGCGTCGCGAGCGCGGATCAGCGACCGGACGGCTGGGACGCGGTCGCCTCGACCTACGCGCAGGTCCTCGACCCGTTCACGGCCCTGTACGCCGAGGAAGCGCTCCGGCTCGTACCGCCGGAGCCCGGGTCCCGGGTCCTCGATGTCGCCACGGGGTGCGGGAACCTGGCATGTCTCGCCGCCGGGCGAGGCGCCGACGTCCTCGCGATCGACTTCGCGCCGGCGATGCTGGCCCGCCTCCGGGTGCGCCTCGCGAAGACGGAGGGACGGGTCCGGCCGGCCATCATGGACGGCCAGGCGCTCGCGCTTCCCGACGCGGCCTTCGACGCCGCGTACTCGGTCTTCGGCCTGATGTTCTTTCCCGATCGTGTCCGCGGGCTTCGCGAGATGTGGCGGATCCTGAAGCCGGGAAGCCGCGCGGTGGTCGCCGCCTGGAGCAGCCCCGAGCGCATGGCCTTCCTTCCCCTCGTCCGCCGTGCCGTGCAGGCGGCCGTCCCGGGCTGGGCGCCGCCGGCCCGCCGGCCGTCCTGGCACGACCTGGGAGCGCCCGGCGCGTTCGAGGCCGAGGCGAGGGCGGCCGGCTTCCGCGAGGTGACGGTCCATGCGGTGGCGAGACCCGGGACCTTCCCGTCCGCCGACTGGCTCTGGTCGAACATGACGGGGGTGTCGCCCGTTCTCTCGGAGCTGCTCGGGTCCCTGGCCCCCGAGAGCGTCGCCGCCGCCGGCCGCGTCTTCGTCGCGGAGCTCCAGGCCAGGTTCGGCGGGGGTTCCGTGACGCTGCCGGCGGAAGCCCTGCTGGCGGTGGGGCGCAAGTAA
- a CDS encoding type II toxin-antitoxin system PemK/MazF family toxin — protein MVIAQGDICWADLPDPTGSGPGFRRPVVVVQGDALNRSRIGTVVCVPLTSNLRWAEAPGNVVLPARSTRLPKDSVANVSQIVAIDRTLLVDRVSRLSRRQLEVILDGIALVLGR, from the coding sequence GTGGTAATCGCCCAGGGCGATATCTGCTGGGCCGATCTGCCCGATCCTACGGGGTCCGGTCCGGGGTTTCGCCGCCCCGTGGTCGTCGTGCAGGGTGACGCCCTGAACCGGAGCCGCATCGGCACGGTGGTGTGCGTTCCGCTCACGAGCAACCTCCGCTGGGCCGAGGCGCCGGGAAACGTGGTGCTTCCCGCCCGCAGCACCCGGCTCCCCAAGGATTCGGTTGCGAACGTGTCACAGATCGTCGCGATCGATCGGACCCTGCTCGTGGATCGCGTGAGTCGGCTCAGCCGGCGACAGCTCGAGGTGATCCTGGACGGCATCGCGCTTGTCCTCGGCCGGTAG
- a CDS encoding carbon monoxide dehydrogenase subunit G has translation MTLEGTHHFSAPRDRVWAVFNDPAVLARATPGCERLDPVGPDEFEATLSVGVAAVKGIYQGRLAITDKKPPEGYTLRVEGSGRPGFVKGEGRLTLTEQDGGTLATIRAEAQVGGVIAAVGQRLIGAAARMLMEQFFSALEAEVGKATAQ, from the coding sequence ATGACCCTGGAAGGGACCCATCACTTCAGCGCGCCCCGGGATCGCGTTTGGGCCGTGTTCAACGACCCAGCCGTCCTGGCGCGGGCGACGCCCGGCTGCGAGCGGCTCGATCCCGTCGGACCCGACGAGTTCGAGGCGACGCTCTCGGTCGGCGTGGCCGCGGTGAAGGGGATCTACCAGGGTCGCCTCGCCATCACCGACAAGAAGCCGCCCGAGGGATACACGCTCCGCGTCGAGGGGAGCGGCCGTCCGGGCTTCGTCAAGGGTGAGGGTCGGCTGACCCTGACCGAGCAGGACGGCGGCACCCTCGCGACGATCCGGGCGGAGGCCCAGGTGGGCGGCGTGATCGCGGCGGTGGGCCAGCGCCTCATCGGCGCGGCGGCCCGGATGCTCATGGAGCAGTTCTTCTCGGCCCTGGAAGCGGAGGTCGGCAAGGCCACCGCCCAGTGA
- a CDS encoding LLM class flavin-dependent oxidoreductase — protein sequence MGTGFALFAGTAPEVIRASAREAEALGYGSFWVNHPGSLDGLAALAHAVGETRRIELGIGVIPLHTRQPDSIVQGVRANGLPVDRLLLGVGSPNPGALERVRAGVAELRSHLRARLVAAALGPRMCRLAGEVADGVLFNWLTPEHARVSAEWVRAGAAAVDRSAPRLFAYVRVALGGPASDRLGEEAARYARIPAYAAHFARMGVDPVETAIGAPTPDAIAPALGRWQSVVDEVVIRAITAGDSVEETLALLRAAKPA from the coding sequence ATGGGAACCGGCTTCGCGCTGTTCGCCGGCACGGCGCCCGAGGTGATCCGCGCATCGGCGCGGGAGGCCGAGGCGCTCGGCTACGGCTCCTTCTGGGTGAACCATCCCGGCTCGCTCGATGGGCTGGCCGCCCTCGCCCATGCCGTCGGGGAAACGCGGCGCATCGAGCTCGGCATCGGCGTGATCCCTCTCCACACGCGCCAACCGGACAGCATCGTCCAGGGGGTACGCGCGAACGGGCTGCCCGTCGATCGCCTCCTCCTCGGGGTCGGGAGCCCGAACCCCGGGGCTCTCGAACGCGTGCGCGCCGGGGTCGCCGAGCTGCGCTCGCACCTTCGGGCGCGTCTGGTGGCGGCGGCGCTGGGCCCCCGGATGTGTCGCCTGGCAGGAGAGGTCGCCGACGGCGTCCTCTTCAACTGGCTGACCCCGGAGCACGCGCGGGTGTCGGCCGAGTGGGTGCGGGCCGGCGCGGCGGCCGTGGATCGGTCGGCGCCGCGGCTCTTCGCGTACGTCCGCGTGGCGCTCGGGGGGCCCGCCTCCGATCGGCTGGGGGAGGAAGCGGCCCGTTACGCGAGGATCCCGGCCTACGCCGCCCACTTCGCGCGCATGGGCGTCGATCCCGTCGAGACGGCGATCGGCGCCCCCACGCCCGACGCCATCGCCCCCGCGCTCGGTCGCTGGCAGTCGGTGGTCGACGAGGTCGTCATCCGCGCCATCACGGCCGGGGATAGCGTCGAGGAGACCCTCGCGCTCCTTCGGGCGGCGAAGCCGGCGTAA
- a CDS encoding (2Fe-2S)-binding protein, translated as MKIQVKVNGTAHTSDVEPRLLLVHYLRDVLNLTGTHVGCDTSQCGACTILVNGVSAKACTMFAVQADGAEILTIEGLAKDGKLHPIQEGFWEKHGLQCGFCTPGMIMAAYQILQRQKSPSEADIRHALEGNLCRCTGYHNIVRAIQYAAEKMK; from the coding sequence GTGAAGATCCAGGTCAAGGTCAACGGCACGGCGCACACGTCCGACGTGGAGCCGCGGCTGCTCCTGGTGCACTACCTGCGTGACGTCCTCAACCTCACCGGGACGCACGTGGGCTGTGACACCAGTCAGTGCGGCGCCTGCACCATCCTGGTGAACGGGGTCTCGGCCAAGGCCTGTACCATGTTCGCCGTTCAGGCCGACGGGGCGGAGATCCTGACGATCGAAGGACTCGCCAAGGATGGAAAGCTTCATCCCATCCAGGAAGGGTTCTGGGAGAAGCACGGCCTCCAGTGCGGCTTCTGCACGCCCGGGATGATCATGGCGGCCTACCAGATCCTGCAGCGGCAGAAGAGTCCCAGCGAGGCCGACATCCGGCATGCCCTGGAGGGCAACCTGTGCCGGTGCACCGGCTACCACAACATCGTCCGCGCCATCCAGTACGCGGCCGAGAAGATGAAGTAG
- the larB gene encoding nickel pincer cofactor biosynthesis protein LarB, with protein sequence MDVDRLRELLGALQAGTVSPDEALGRLRRLPFEDLGFAKLDTHRAMRSGMPETVFCEGKTSEQVIRILSRLIQEHRNVLATRASAAMHGAARAAGLPCAYHPEARLLVARPEPVDGVGLVAVVSAGTSDLAVAEEAALTAEVRGNRVERIYDAGVAGLHRLLEHHPLLLEANAIVVVAGMEGALPSVVGGLVDRPVIAVPTSVGYGVSLGGFAALLTMLASCVPGVAVVNIDNGFGAACLADRINKLAAKIR encoded by the coding sequence ATGGACGTCGATCGGCTGCGCGAGCTACTCGGCGCCCTGCAGGCCGGCACCGTCTCCCCCGACGAAGCCCTGGGCCGCCTGCGGCGTCTCCCGTTCGAGGACCTGGGCTTCGCGAAGCTCGACACGCACCGCGCGATGCGATCCGGCATGCCGGAGACGGTCTTCTGCGAGGGCAAGACGTCGGAGCAGGTGATCCGGATCTTGAGCCGGCTGATTCAGGAGCACCGGAACGTGCTGGCCACCCGGGCCTCGGCCGCCATGCACGGGGCCGCCCGGGCGGCGGGGCTCCCCTGCGCCTACCACCCGGAGGCGCGACTCCTGGTCGCCCGGCCCGAGCCGGTCGACGGCGTGGGGCTGGTGGCGGTGGTGAGCGCCGGCACCTCGGATCTGGCGGTGGCGGAGGAGGCAGCGCTGACGGCGGAGGTGCGGGGAAACCGCGTGGAGCGCATCTACGACGCGGGCGTCGCGGGCCTCCACCGGCTGCTCGAGCATCACCCGCTGCTCCTGGAGGCCAACGCCATCGTCGTCGTGGCCGGCATGGAGGGGGCCCTGCCCAGCGTCGTGGGAGGCCTGGTCGACCGCCCGGTGATCGCGGTGCCGACGAGCGTGGGATACGGGGTGTCGCTCGGGGGCTTCGCGGCGCTCCTGACGATGCTCGCCTCCTGCGTTCCGGGAGTCGCCGTGGTGAACATCGACAACGGCTTCGGCGCCGCCTGCCTGGCTGATCGGATCAACAAGCTCGCCGCCAAGATCCGTTAG
- a CDS encoding thiamine pyrophosphate-binding protein: MPFMAGKQAFLALLRQEGVEYLFGNPGTTELPLMDGLVEEPVIRYVLGLQEAAVVAMADGYAQASGKLGVVNVHVAPGLGNALGMLYDAQKAGAPLLVTAGQHDQSFNFTEPILWADLPPIARPFVKWSAEVRRLADLPRAVHRAAKTALAAPTGPVFLSLPADVLNAEGEIELGRPTRVAPRHRGDRAAVEAAADLLARAERPLIMAGDAVAASDAHAELVAVAELLGATVYAEGVPSTASFPASHPLFRGALVRQAPVIRQALSQGDLLFSVGGDLLTMSLPSDLDPMPPELPIVHLDVDPWELGKNYPARVAILGDPKATLPELWAAIEERLSPERRARAAERLAAARAAKARHAGELRARALADAHKLPMPPLALMHAVAEALPPEAVVVDETISSGAGLRTFLKSDDPKSFFGLRGGGIGWGLPAAIGVKLALPSRPVVGLIGDGSAMYTCQALWTAARYRVPVVLVILNNASYRILKQRIHAMKGLAAQADRYVGMDLEDPRVDFVGLAQSLGVEAERVEKTAEVAPALGRALGRGGPTLLDVELERSFKSA; this comes from the coding sequence ATGCCGTTCATGGCAGGCAAGCAGGCCTTCCTCGCGTTGCTCCGGCAAGAAGGCGTCGAGTACCTCTTCGGCAATCCCGGCACCACCGAGCTCCCCCTCATGGATGGCCTGGTCGAGGAGCCCGTGATCCGCTACGTCCTCGGCCTCCAGGAGGCGGCGGTGGTCGCCATGGCCGACGGCTACGCCCAGGCCTCGGGCAAGCTCGGCGTCGTCAACGTCCACGTGGCCCCCGGCCTCGGGAATGCGCTCGGGATGCTCTACGATGCCCAGAAGGCGGGCGCGCCGCTCCTGGTGACGGCGGGCCAGCACGACCAGAGCTTCAACTTCACCGAGCCGATCCTCTGGGCCGATCTGCCGCCCATCGCCCGGCCGTTCGTGAAGTGGTCGGCCGAGGTTCGGCGGCTCGCGGATCTGCCGCGCGCCGTGCACCGGGCGGCCAAGACCGCGCTGGCCGCGCCGACCGGCCCCGTGTTCCTCTCGCTTCCGGCCGACGTCCTCAACGCGGAAGGCGAAATCGAGCTCGGCCGGCCGACGCGGGTGGCGCCGCGGCACCGTGGCGACCGGGCCGCGGTCGAGGCGGCGGCCGATCTGCTCGCGCGGGCGGAGCGCCCGCTGATCATGGCGGGCGACGCCGTGGCGGCGAGCGACGCCCACGCCGAGCTGGTCGCCGTCGCCGAGCTCCTGGGGGCCACGGTGTACGCGGAGGGCGTCCCGAGCACGGCCTCGTTTCCGGCCTCGCACCCGCTCTTCCGCGGGGCGCTGGTCCGGCAGGCGCCGGTCATCCGCCAGGCGCTCTCCCAGGGTGACCTGCTCTTCTCGGTCGGCGGCGACCTCCTGACCATGTCCCTCCCGTCCGACCTCGACCCGATGCCGCCCGAGTTGCCGATCGTCCACCTCGACGTGGACCCGTGGGAGCTCGGCAAGAACTATCCGGCCCGCGTCGCGATCCTCGGCGACCCGAAGGCGACCCTGCCGGAGCTGTGGGCCGCGATCGAGGAGCGCCTGTCACCCGAGCGGCGGGCGCGCGCGGCCGAGCGCCTGGCGGCGGCCCGGGCGGCCAAGGCCCGGCACGCCGGGGAGCTCCGCGCGCGGGCCCTCGCCGATGCCCACAAGCTGCCCATGCCGCCGCTGGCGCTGATGCATGCCGTCGCCGAGGCGCTGCCGCCGGAGGCCGTGGTGGTGGACGAGACGATCTCGTCGGGGGCCGGGCTCCGGACGTTCCTCAAGAGCGACGATCCCAAGAGCTTCTTCGGTCTGCGCGGCGGCGGAATCGGCTGGGGGTTGCCGGCGGCCATCGGGGTGAAGCTGGCGCTCCCGAGCCGGCCTGTCGTGGGACTCATCGGAGACGGGAGCGCCATGTACACCTGTCAGGCGCTCTGGACCGCCGCGCGCTACCGCGTCCCGGTGGTGCTGGTGATCCTGAACAACGCCTCGTACCGGATCCTCAAGCAGCGGATCCACGCGATGAAGGGGCTGGCCGCCCAGGCGGACCGCTACGTCGGAATGGACCTCGAGGATCCGCGCGTGGACTTCGTCGGCCTCGCCCAGTCGCTCGGGGTCGAGGCCGAGCGGGTCGAGAAGACCGCCGAGGTCGCCCCCGCGCTCGGCCGCGCCCTCGGCCGCGGCGGCCCGACCCTTCTCGACGTGGAGCTGGAACGCTCCTTCAAGTCGGCCTGA
- a CDS encoding PfkB family carbohydrate kinase produces MAELLVVGSVALDSVRTPFGKADDVLGGSATYFAFAASFFTKVRLVAVVGRDFPRAHLDLLTRRGVDLGGLQVADGPTFRWAGEYGYDLNEAKTLDTRLGVFADFRPTLPDHFRQSPFLFLANIDPDLQLDVRRKVTQPTLAALDTMNFWIRGKREALRRVLGEVDAVLLNDAEARMLTEEPNLIKAARKILTYGPRNVVVKRGEYGALMAGQGRFFFAPAFPLDSVFDPTGAGDTFAGGFMGALARAETVDEAALRRAIVYGSVMASFTVEDFSLNRLVRLHDAEIEDRYRTFREMMRLDH; encoded by the coding sequence GTGGCTGAGCTCCTGGTCGTCGGCTCGGTCGCGCTCGATTCGGTCCGGACGCCGTTCGGCAAGGCCGACGACGTGCTCGGCGGCTCGGCGACGTATTTCGCGTTCGCGGCCTCCTTCTTCACCAAGGTACGGCTGGTCGCCGTCGTGGGGCGCGACTTCCCCAGAGCCCACCTCGATCTCCTGACGCGCCGCGGTGTCGACCTCGGCGGGCTCCAGGTTGCCGACGGCCCGACCTTCCGCTGGGCGGGGGAGTACGGCTACGACCTCAACGAGGCGAAGACCCTCGACACGCGACTCGGCGTCTTCGCGGACTTTCGGCCGACGTTGCCGGATCACTTCCGGCAGAGCCCGTTCCTCTTCCTGGCCAACATCGATCCCGACCTCCAGCTCGACGTGCGCCGGAAGGTGACCCAGCCCACCCTGGCCGCCCTGGACACGATGAACTTCTGGATCCGGGGCAAGCGCGAGGCCCTGCGCCGGGTGCTGGGTGAAGTGGATGCGGTGCTGCTGAACGACGCCGAGGCGCGCATGCTGACCGAGGAGCCGAATCTCATCAAGGCGGCGCGGAAGATCCTGACCTATGGCCCGCGGAACGTCGTGGTCAAGCGTGGCGAGTACGGCGCGCTCATGGCCGGCCAGGGACGCTTCTTCTTCGCCCCGGCGTTTCCGCTCGACTCGGTCTTCGACCCGACCGGGGCCGGGGATACATTCGCCGGAGGCTTCATGGGCGCGCTCGCCCGGGCCGAGACCGTCGACGAAGCCGCGCTCCGGCGTGCTATCGTGTACGGAAGCGTCATGGCGTCGTTCACCGTGGAGGACTTCTCGCTGAATCGCCTGGTGCGCCTGCACGACGCCGAGATCGAGGACCGCTATCGGACGTTCCGGGAGATGATGCGGCTTGACCACTGA
- the larE gene encoding ATP-dependent sacrificial sulfur transferase LarE translates to MTTEASLAGLAPEVRAKYARLLGVLDDLGSVVVAFSGGVDSTLLGWAAREALGDRALLVTADSESYAEGELEEARRLAALIGLRHVVVRTREVENPAYAANPPNRCFFCKEELFTRLLPVAAAEGLRHLVYGATVDDLGDHRPGMVSARERGVKAPLIEAGLGKSEIRELSRAFGLPTWDKPAMACLSSRFPYGTRITPEKLRQVDRAEAFVRSLGFRTFRVRHHGEIARLEVDKAEMERLWVEGRAEAIAARLRELGFLFVTVDLQGFRSGSLNEVLVALRAKTGAPAS, encoded by the coding sequence TTGACCACTGAGGCGTCACTCGCCGGGCTGGCCCCCGAGGTCCGCGCGAAGTACGCGCGGCTCCTCGGTGTGCTGGACGATCTGGGGAGCGTGGTGGTGGCCTTCTCGGGCGGCGTGGACTCGACGCTCCTCGGCTGGGCGGCGCGGGAGGCGCTCGGCGACCGCGCCCTGCTCGTCACCGCCGACTCGGAAAGCTATGCCGAGGGTGAGCTCGAGGAGGCGCGACGCCTGGCCGCCCTCATCGGGCTCCGCCACGTCGTCGTGCGTACGCGCGAGGTGGAGAATCCGGCCTACGCGGCGAACCCGCCGAACCGGTGCTTCTTCTGCAAGGAGGAGCTCTTCACGCGGCTTCTACCCGTGGCCGCCGCCGAGGGCCTCCGGCACCTCGTCTACGGCGCGACCGTGGACGACCTCGGCGACCACCGGCCCGGGATGGTGTCCGCCCGGGAGCGCGGCGTCAAGGCGCCCCTCATCGAAGCGGGGTTGGGGAAGTCGGAGATCCGGGAGCTCTCGCGTGCCTTCGGGCTGCCGACCTGGGACAAGCCCGCCATGGCCTGTCTCTCCTCCCGCTTCCCCTACGGCACCCGGATCACGCCCGAGAAGCTCCGCCAGGTGGACCGGGCGGAGGCCTTCGTCCGGAGCCTCGGCTTCCGGACCTTCCGCGTCCGCCACCACGGCGAGATCGCCCGGCTCGAGGTGGACAAGGCGGAGATGGAGCGGCTCTGGGTCGAGGGGCGCGCGGAGGCCATTGCCGCGCGGCTCCGCGAGCTCGGGTTCCTCTTCGTCACCGTCGACCTCCAGGGCTTCCGCTCGGGAAGCCTCAATGAGGTGCTCGTCGCCCTGCGGGCAAAGACGGGCGCCCCGGCTTCCTGA
- the mtaB gene encoding tRNA (N(6)-L-threonylcarbamoyladenosine(37)-C(2))-methylthiotransferase MtaB gives MVPEAPSAAPVTVAFATLGCKLNQYDTTEIQALLEARGFRTVPFEEPAELYVINTCTVTARADQSDRQAIHRAVARNPHAVVVVTGCYAQTNAEAVARIPGVDVVLGTRDKYELPDLLASLRKRVRPLVRVTDVFQPRSMPVVPLRRFAPGYTRAFVKVQDGCQHRCAFCIVPFARGGSRSQPLPVIVEQVAELVAAGYAEVVLTGVDLGHYGWDLVPRLSLAALVRRLLDVPGLARLRLSSILPAYFTEELIEAIVGAPRVCRHLHIPLQSGADRILRAMRRPYNARLYRALVERLATALPGLGLGTDIITGFPGEMPAEFEETVALAEALPFTYLHVFSYSDRRGTEAARLSIPRVPPAEIRRRTTRLRRLGAAKHLAFREAHLGREIEVLVLEHREGGALAGLTGNYLEVTFDGPDALRRRLVRVRVTGVSREALRGEIVGSEVEGARGEGIAHA, from the coding sequence GTGGTGCCTGAGGCCCCGTCGGCCGCTCCCGTCACGGTCGCGTTCGCGACTCTCGGCTGCAAGCTCAACCAGTACGACACGACGGAGATCCAGGCACTCCTGGAGGCGCGGGGCTTCCGGACCGTGCCCTTCGAGGAACCCGCCGAGCTCTACGTGATCAACACCTGCACGGTGACCGCGCGGGCCGACCAGTCGGACCGGCAGGCGATCCACCGGGCGGTGGCCCGCAATCCGCACGCCGTGGTCGTGGTCACTGGCTGCTATGCCCAGACCAACGCGGAGGCGGTGGCGCGGATCCCCGGCGTCGACGTGGTGCTCGGCACCCGGGACAAGTACGAGCTGCCGGATCTCCTGGCGAGCCTCCGGAAGCGCGTCCGTCCGCTGGTGCGGGTGACCGACGTCTTCCAGCCCCGCTCGATGCCGGTCGTCCCGCTTCGGAGGTTCGCGCCGGGCTACACCCGCGCCTTCGTCAAGGTGCAGGACGGCTGCCAGCACCGCTGCGCGTTCTGCATCGTGCCGTTCGCCCGAGGCGGGAGCCGGAGCCAGCCGCTCCCGGTCATCGTCGAGCAGGTCGCCGAGCTCGTGGCGGCGGGCTACGCCGAGGTGGTGCTGACCGGCGTCGATCTCGGCCACTACGGCTGGGACCTCGTCCCGCGGCTGAGTCTGGCCGCGCTGGTGCGCCGGCTCCTCGACGTCCCCGGCCTCGCCCGTCTCCGGCTGTCGTCGATCCTGCCGGCCTATTTCACCGAGGAGCTGATCGAGGCGATCGTCGGCGCGCCCCGGGTCTGCCGTCACCTCCACATTCCTCTCCAGTCCGGGGCTGACCGCATCCTCCGCGCGATGCGGCGCCCCTACAACGCGCGCCTCTACCGCGCGCTGGTGGAGCGTCTGGCGACGGCCCTGCCCGGGCTCGGGCTCGGCACGGACATCATCACCGGCTTCCCGGGCGAGATGCCGGCCGAGTTCGAGGAGACGGTCGCCCTGGCTGAGGCGCTGCCGTTTACCTATCTCCACGTCTTCTCCTACTCGGACCGGCGCGGCACGGAGGCCGCGCGCCTGTCGATCCCGCGCGTGCCGCCCGCGGAGATCCGGCGGCGGACGACCCGTCTCCGCCGGCTCGGGGCGGCCAAGCACCTCGCCTTCCGCGAGGCCCACCTGGGTCGCGAGATCGAGGTGCTCGTGCTGGAGCACCGGGAGGGCGGGGCACTCGCCGGACTGACGGGGAACTATCTCGAGGTGACCTTCGATGGTCCGGATGCGCTCAGGCGCCGGCTCGTCCGCGTCCGGGTCACTGGAGTCTCGCGTGAGGCGCTTCGCGGGGAGATCGTCGGTTCGGAGGTCGAGGGCGCGCGCGGCGAGGGCATCGCGCATGCTTGA
- the larC gene encoding nickel pincer cofactor biosynthesis protein LarC yields the protein MRAAYFDCPAGASGDMILGALVDAGCPIGALEATLGALSVTGWRLDARPVERAGLRGTHLAVETDPAVRFHDLADLLTPIKRSALPGTVKTRATRILTRLAEAEARVHGVSVEAVHFHEVGALDTLVDVVGALAGLDALGVEAVHVSAFPLGGGTVESAHGRLPVPAPATAELLRGFPVYDNGVRAELVTPTGAAILTTLATPGRLPTMTLEALGWGAGTRELPIPNLLRVMIGEATEGPGGAETETLSAVETTIDDMSPQLYEPLIERLLEAGALDVYLTPVIMKRSRPGIVLTAFGSPGRVAELAALLFRETTTIGVRWHEWQRARLPRELVRVETAFGPVTFKVSRLGGRAVTVTPEFEEVRRIAREQGRPVREVLELVRAEGRRLLDPSD from the coding sequence ATGCGGGCCGCCTACTTCGATTGTCCAGCCGGCGCAAGCGGCGACATGATCCTCGGCGCGCTGGTCGATGCGGGCTGTCCGATCGGGGCGCTGGAAGCAACCCTGGGCGCGCTCTCGGTGACGGGGTGGCGCCTCGACGCCCGGCCGGTCGAGCGGGCAGGTCTCCGCGGCACCCACCTGGCCGTCGAGACGGACCCCGCGGTCCGGTTTCACGATCTGGCCGACCTCCTCACGCCGATCAAGCGAAGCGCGCTGCCGGGGACCGTGAAGACGCGCGCCACCCGGATCCTCACGCGGCTCGCGGAGGCGGAGGCGCGCGTCCACGGGGTGTCCGTGGAGGCGGTTCACTTCCACGAGGTCGGTGCCCTCGATACGCTCGTCGACGTGGTGGGCGCGCTGGCCGGCCTGGACGCGCTCGGCGTCGAGGCCGTCCACGTCTCGGCGTTCCCGCTCGGCGGGGGCACCGTCGAGTCGGCGCACGGGCGCCTGCCGGTGCCAGCCCCGGCGACCGCCGAGCTGCTGCGCGGGTTCCCCGTGTACGACAACGGCGTGCGCGCGGAGCTCGTCACCCCCACCGGCGCCGCGATCCTGACCACCCTGGCCACGCCCGGTCGGCTGCCCACGATGACGCTCGAGGCCCTGGGCTGGGGGGCCGGGACGCGGGAGCTTCCGATCCCGAACCTCCTGCGCGTGATGATCGGCGAGGCGACCGAAGGCCCCGGTGGAGCAGAGACCGAGACGCTATCGGCCGTCGAGACGACGATCGACGACATGTCGCCCCAGCTCTACGAGCCCTTGATCGAGCGGTTGCTCGAGGCCGGCGCGCTCGACGTCTACCTGACGCCGGTCATCATGAAGCGGAGCCGGCCGGGGATCGTCCTCACCGCGTTCGGCTCACCGGGGCGCGTCGCGGAGCTGGCGGCGCTCCTCTTCCGGGAGACGACGACGATCGGGGTCCGCTGGCACGAATGGCAGCGGGCGCGCCTGCCGCGCGAGCTCGTCCGGGTGGAGACGGCCTTCGGTCCGGTCACGTTCAAGGTGTCGCGCCTCGGCGGGCGCGCCGTCACGGTCACCCCGGAGTTCGAGGAGGTGCGGCGGATCGCGCGCGAGCAGGGGCGGCCGGTCCGCGAGGTGCTCGAGCTCGTCCGCGCCGAAGGGCGCCGTCTCCTCGACCCGAGCGACTGA